AAGGtctcaattcttttaaaaagccgGGTTTTTCTGTGTTAAACTCCAATAAACCTTCCGGTACACAAGTTAAGACCCGTGGAATGAGAAACTCTCAGAGTGACAAGGTCTCGGGACAGGGGGCAGCCAGTGCAGAGCGCTCCTGAAGTCTCTGAACCCCTGTTCTCCTTGGTCATTCTTCTGGCCTGCACATCATCACCCCATCTGTCCAGGTACAGCCTTGTCAACCACCGGCAGCCACCACTGTCCCCGagccctcctcctctgtgctgcTTTGCCTGGATCTGGCCCACGACTCAAGACAGCGGGTTCCAATTCCATTTTCAGAGAGCAAACGGAGACGGGGTGGCAGGGGCGATAATAATACACGGCCGGGAGCATAATTTCCCTTGTGGGGATTAATTTCAGCCGTCGTGGGCCTCAGGCCTCCTCTCCCCACAGCAGAGGACaagccacctcccctctgcatttgcaaagagagtgagcaggaggcTGAGGTCTCTCAAGAATCCACTCCTGCCTCGCACTGACTTAGTTGGGACTATAACCCACGTGGACGGTTTTCATCGTCCCTGGGGTCAGCCTCCCCCTGGCCCCTCCAAGACAGCCTCTCCTTCCAGCAAAAGGCAGAACAGGGAAAGGTCTTTCCCCGTGTTTACAGGCCTGAGAGGTCTGTACAGATGGGAACTGTGTACATCAGCCACCACCGAGGTCATTCAcatcttgaaaaaaatgtaagccTTGCTGTAAAAGGCACAGTGGatagaatgaaaaggaaagtGAGTGAAAGCCTTGCTCCTAAAAGACACAGTTTTCACTATATACAATCATCACACACCGAATAAGCATATAGTCTAACATAACACAGGCACAAacaccccttcctctccttccagagCCTGGACATTTGGAACGAATCTCACTGAGGTGTTCCTTGTTTCGATGGCGTGCTGTACAAGGTGGTCTCCTAGGAGAGGAGTCTATCTGTGTGAACTCCCGGAACCAACACTCCAGGGTCCTCGTGACCGTGGAAACGTAAATGTTCAGGTTTTCTGTTCACCAAAACTCAGGGCAATACATCTCATTCCTAAcaactcttgaaaaaaaatttattgattcTCAGCCTCTATCGTAATAGCCCATAATTCAAAATTCTGTTACCTTTCCCTGTTTTCTGTATATACTCATAATTACACTTAATTATGCTTTTGAAGGAAGAGTTCCATTTTATATACAGTGGTATGTTCTGCTTTGGGGCTGGTAAATATTCTCGTTTTTTGATTTAAGGTATCAGTGATCACCGCTTTGTTCTGGATCATACTGACATCTCAGGGGCCTGGGTTGCTCTGGGGATGGGGCTGACAGGTagactttccattcttttctgagTCAATCTTTTGACTCGGAATCTTTCCAAATTGCCTCATATGCCTCTGTGCATTCCTGACCTGAATATACCTACGGTAACGATTTCTTGGTAATTTTAAGGGCCTTCCTGTGGACACCAATCGCTGTGCCACAATGTCATTTCCCCCTTGGAGCAGGGTCACTGATGTTCACACTGAAGGCTCTTAGATTATCAAGAAATGGGTTGGCTGTTCagaatccctttcttctttctttgctcaCTTGCTGATTCTCAGCTGTCCCCGTCCACTAGGAGCTGGGTCGTATCTGCCCGTCTACGGGCACAGTGCCTTCCGGATATGAAGCGATCAAAAAGTCCATTACTTAAGTGAGTGAGTGGATGATCGACCCCTGGACAGCTGGCCTGAGGGGTATGAAGCATGCCACAGTGCCCTTACATATGCTGTTGAGTAACAGAGGCAAGAAAGCCCTTAAAACGGTTGGATGATGTCACCATTTAGTGAGTTTGGTTGTCGAATCACCTCCCCAGGGGCCTTTGGAAGTAGGAATGGGAACTGCTCGCAAACGTGCATTCCAGGGTGGATGCGGCTTTGCTGAAGTTACAGGCAGCCGCCGACCCCCTTTCAAGTTCTTTGCAGCCCTTGGACTTGAGTCTCTGGCAAGCCTTGTATTTGTCCACGTAGCTGGCACAGGTGGAGAGGGCTTATCAGTCCCCGACTTCAGGATACTTACACAGGAAGAGTCAATGTTTATTTCCACCATATTCTTCAAAACATTCTAAGTGTTGGGATGGGTCAACACAGTAACAGAATGGAGAGCTTTCTTAACAGAATGGGGTTCCTCACCAGACTCACAGATCACAGGGGAGTCTATGAGGGAAGATCTTCTCAATTCTCCCCAGAAAGGTCCAACACCGGCCCTGGCCTAGGGGCCCGGAGAGAAGTTGATTCATTACTGACAAAGAGCATCAAGCATGAGTCCTTCACCCAAGGCTGACTGGGAATCAGCAGTCCAGAAGTAGGTACTACTTTTAAGACCATATTTAGGCAGTCAGAATTCAAGTAGGCCAAAGACTGGAGTCACAGGCTTgtcaaattataaaatgttgggttttttttatttcagttacataATAACACACTTGCCTCAAATTTTATTGAGGTTCTGGTCTTTTTTTTGCATTCAATTATATCTTGTAACAGTGACATGAATTCATATAATCTCACAAAGTGTCAACAGCATTCATCATGTACAGTCCTTTGTAATTTTaacatttcacaatattttttatttaactttacaattactttttaaaaggcttCCTTGTATAGAAAAGATAGATTTCCTTCAGGAAGATCAAATCAAGAATTTTCCAATAAGAATATACTGAGAAacagcaaaggaaaatatttataccAAAACACCAAAAGTGATTCTCTATTTAAAATATCCTGTTACAGTCCAATGAGCAGTTTGCACAAAAATGGTCACGTTTTGGATTAACACTTAGACAAATAGAAAGAGAAGTAATTTTAAGGTTAAGAAAACCTAAACAATTTTAGAAATGGTCCCCCCCCCAATACCGCATTAGGAAATACAATTTCAATGTACGTCTCTtccagaaacaaattaaaaaaaaaaatctttgtataaAATGGCTTTGGTACATGATCAGCACAGAGTGAGgtcaaaatctataaaacaaattcAGGTATCATTAACAATGAGATCAAAAGGTTATTGGtttgagataaaatatttgaacGCGGTAAAGGGAAGGGAGATCTCCCAGTGCTTTCTTATCCCTAACATGATGCATTACTGTCCTAAGGTGCAAATCTTATCACTCCGTGACCTATACGCTATTTGGccgtttatttccttttaaaataaaatacctcacAGGTTATAACGTACACATCAAAATCAAGTATGAAAGCACACGTTTGAATGCGACAAATCAATTTAAGTATCACTGTACTTACAATATGGAAGTCTCAGAATGCCATTTGGTCAACTGTATGCCGACAGATTTGGTCAAGAGTATCAGCCTAAGGCAAGTGCTGAATAGCTTTAGGTGGAATTTAAGCAGAAATACGAAGTGTTATGAGAGACACTACTAGAGTGCTCTCAGTTGGAACGCATACTGATCACAAGCGTGTCTTTCTTTCTAATCGGGGTGACAGGCTTAGCGAGGAAGTATCCATCCCCAAGTAACAGTCTATAACTCAACGTGGCAGACAGCTCGGTGGTTGACTGTCACGTGGTGCGTCTGAATCAACGGGGGCCGTTTTAGGAGCCTCACCGGTGTTAAGAGCAGATGAGCCTCTGACAGCTGGACCTACTGTGCAGTCCTTGGCCCCTCTACAGCCAGCCTCCACTCCACTTACGACAGGGTGCAGTCCTCTTTGCTTCTGCCCTTCTCGCTTCCGCCTCTCGGCTGGTCTTTGCTTTCTGAATCGGAGGCTCCCAGCTCTCCTGCGGGTGCTAGGTCATCCTCACCCTCTACAACCTTCCGGACTACCTGACTGGCACATTCCGTCGTCTCCTGCGGCTCTGTGCTTCCTGCGTGAGACGCATCGTCGATGTCCTCGAGGGGGCTTTCATTCTCCAGCAGGGTGCCGCCGGGCGCTTCTGCACTCCCTGGTTCTGGAATGCGGTGGGTGGCGCCATCTTGCTCGGCGCCATCTTTTAGAACGGCTTCATCGGGCTCCTTCATCGCGCCTGATGACTGGGCCGCGTCACCTCCCGACCCCCATGTGTCGCCATCGGCTGCTTCTTTCCCCGCTTTAGTGTTTACGCCCTCATCTTCTTGGTTAAGTTTTTCATCCGACTCAATTTTAGGATTTTCTGGACCATCAACATTTTCACTGCTTCCTGCTACGCTTTCCTTTTCTGGGCTTTCAGTGACCTCATCTTGTGCTTCTACAACTGGTTTTTCGTCAGTAAATTTTACCTGCTCTTCTTCCTTAACTTCACTTAAATCTGGGCTCTGGAACGGTAACTCTTTCTTAACATCTTTCAGGGTCTCTATAGGCGCCAGtggttttttcttcttgtttttcttcttcttgttcttcgtCTTCTTCTGGGATGAATCCAATGCCTCTCCCTGTTggtcattcttttcttcctcggGTTCTTTCGGATCTGGGGGCTCGCTTTCTGTGTCTGCCACACCTAGATCCGTTGCTCCCCGAGGACTGCTTTCGGCTGCTGGACAACAAGGGACGTTCCGCACTTCCGTCTGGATTGGTTTCTCATCCTTCGGCCCCCTTTCCTGGTCCTCCTTTTCATCACTCTCCTCACCTACCGCTGTGCTCTGAACTGGGAGCTCCCCGGGCTCAGCAACTTCCTGCGTGGCGGGCTCTTTCTCTAGGTCATGCCCTGAGCTCGGGTCCAACTCGGTGGGGACATCTACCGCGTACTTTTCATCATCACTCACGGTGTCACTGTTATACCTCGGAGGTCTGGAGTCTACTGTGCCCACCTGCTCCCCAAGCCCCCTTGGCCCTGCCTCCACCACACCCTCTGTGGGGCTCCCGCCTCGCTCCCTCGTGTCTACACTGCCCAGCTCTCCAATTTCAGGTGTTTGTGGAGACGCAGATTCTTGACATGGCTCTGTGCTACCCTCTCCCAAGATTTTCAAATCTTCCTGTGTTTCTGCAGATTCTTTACTTTGGTTGTTGATATCCAAGGCACTGTAACTGTCCTGCTCAGTCACAGGACCTGGGATTTCACCATCTAATTCACCCAAGCAGTCGGACCGCTCAAGGGAAGCCCCAGTCCTGTCGTCTGGTGTGGACTCAACCTGCTCCGTGTTTTCAAGAAAGGAAGCATTCTCTAGACTCTGGTTTGGAACGCGTTCCTCATCTGGACCATCTGCTAAGACTCCCAGCGAGGGGGCCCTGTCTTCAGAGGCTTTCTGGTCCTCGGCATTTCCACCAGCATGGAACACCTCTGTGTCCGCACGCTCCCGTGCTGGGTCCTCTGTGTGCTGTTCTTGCTCAGTATTCTGCAACATTCCTTTTTCCCCCACATTCTCCACAATTTCGCTTTTCACCTCCACTTCACTGGCTCTTCCTAAAAGACCATTGAGAAAATTGAAGGGACCCCGTGAGGTGGCGACCGCTTAACACATATTACAGCGTAaacacatgttctctctcccacccGACCCCGTTCCTAAGGAGAGAGACTTGCCAGAGAATCACACGAAACAGAAGCCTTCGCCAGTTCCGTGCGGCAAAGCAGCCATTGCGTCAGGCAACATCTGATCAGCGAGGGCCACTGCCGCCATCTTCAAGGCAAGAGTGGCGGCCGGTGCCATCTCGTGCGAACCGGTTTTCAAAGGGTGCCGTTAAGGTTTAACAAATAGAGCTCTGGATCGGGCAGCCAAACAATCCAGAATGAGGCGTTTAAGAACGACCTCCAGTCCCCGTTCCCTCTTCTCATTTCCAAACACGCGTCTGGGCTACTCCTACTTCCTCAGCTGTCCACCTGCACTGCACATCACGTGGCTCTAAAACCCCCTTCAAGTCATCTGAAACCTGCAATTCACCTGAAGAAATTCAACCTTTGGTCAGTCCTAAGGGAGATACTTCTGAAATAGCTCATATGAGGTAAAAGGAAATCAACCCCCCACCATCTAATTACTGTGTTTCTGAGAAAGCAGCCTGTGCCTGACACACCCCTGCTTCGTTCCCTAacggactggggcggggggggggggggttgtttcaGCAGAGGCCAACACTCAAGGGCAAGATGACCACTTAATTAACGATCAGTTATTCACCAACTAAAGAATTACGAACTAAAAAAACCACGTCACTACTCTGGAATGAACGCTTACAGTTTAGATTCTCCAAACAAACACACCCCCGGCGTATTAGATGCCATGTTGCTATGAAGTGAAAGCCTGATAATTTTCTACCACTGTGGTCTCCACAGTGGGTCCACTCACCTCAGACAAAATGGGAACATTAGTAGGACTTCTGGTAGTTTTGCTTCACCCTTTAAAGATGTCTATCAGGGCACGGGTTTTATGACACACACTCGGCATTGA
The sequence above is drawn from the Neofelis nebulosa isolate mNeoNeb1 chromosome 2, mNeoNeb1.pri, whole genome shotgun sequence genome and encodes:
- the LRRFIP1 gene encoding leucine-rich repeat flightless-interacting protein 1 isoform X15 produces the protein MDMGTQGSGRKRLPNRERLTAEDDALNQIAREAEARLAAKRAARAEAREIRMKELERQQKEIYQVQKKYYGLDTKWGDIEQWMEDSERYSRRSRRNTSASDEDERMSVGSRGSLRNSSYSSSGEGRFSTLSSAREETLGLSCSDLGLPRGGLALLSTQSGKQPSYLYSAARPPASYRASVFDDIGPGGTRRGSACGSYAPSERGGHLNSSSRASSRASSARASPVVEERPDKDFTEKGSRSLPGLSAATLASLGGTSSRRGSGDTSISIDTEASIREIKELNELKDQIQDVEGKYMQGLKELKDSLAEVEEKYKKAMVSNAQLDNEKTNFMYQVDTLKDMLLELEEQLAESRRQYEEKNKEFEREKHAHSVLQFQFAEVKEALKQREDMLEEIRQLQQKQASYVRDISDLQETIEWKDKKIGALERQKEFFDSIRSDRDDLREEVVMLKEELKKHGIVLNSEITTNGETSDTLNNVGHRGPTKITKEELNALKTMGDGTLGRASEVEVKSEIVENVGEKGMLQNTEQEQHTEDPARERADTEVFHAGGNAEDQKASEDRAPSLGVLADGPDEERVPNQSLENASFLENTEQVESTPDDRTGASLERSDCLGELDGEIPGPVTEQDSYSALDINNQSKESAETQEDLKILGEGSTEPCQESASPQTPEIGELGSVDTRERGGSPTEGVVEAGPRGLGEQVGTVDSRPPRYNSDTVSDDEKYAVDVPTELDPSSGHDLEKEPATQEVAEPGELPVQSTAVGEESDEKEDQERGPKDEKPIQTEVRNVPCCPAAESSPRGATDLGVADTESEPPDPKEPEEEKNDQQGEALDSSQKKTKNKKKKNKKKKPLAPIETLKDVKKELPFQSPDLSEVKEEEQVKFTDEKPVVEAQDEVTESPEKESVAGSSENVDGPENPKIESDEKLNQEDEGVNTKAGKEAADGDTWGSGGDAAQSSGAMKEPDEAVLKDGAEQDGATHRIPEPGSAEAPGGTLLENESPLEDIDDASHAGSTEPQETTECASQVVRKVVEGEDDLAPAGELGASDSESKDQPRGGSEKGRSKEDCTLS
- the LRRFIP1 gene encoding leucine-rich repeat flightless-interacting protein 1 isoform X7 — encoded protein: MDMGTQGSGRKRLPNRERLTAEDDALNQIAREAEARLAAKRAARAEAREIRMKELERQQKEEDSERYSRRSRRNTSASDEDERMSVGSRGSLRVSNQDDWVCTPQPDLDYGGPYAWTNGYDGESYGSQSLNRRSGRNSSYSSSGEGRFSTLSSAREETLGLSCSDLGLPRGGLALLSTQSGKQPSYLYSAARPPASYRASVFDDIGPGGTRRGSACGSYAPSERGGHLNSSSRASSRASSARASPVVEERPDKDFTEKGSRSLPGLSAATLASLGGTSSRRGSGDTSISIDTEASIREIKELNELKDQIQDVEGKYMQGLKELKDSLAEVEEKYKKAMVSNAQLDNEKTNFMYQVDTLKDMLLELEEQLAESRRQYEEKNKEFEREKHAHSVLQFQFAEVKEALKQREDMLEEIRQLQQKQASYVRDISDLQETIEWKDKKIGALERQKEFFDSIRSDRDDLREEVVMLKEELKKHGIVLNSEITTNGETSDTLNNVGHRGPTKITKEELNALKTMGDGTLGRASEVEVKSEIVENVGEKGMLQNTEQEQHTEDPARERADTEVFHAGGNAEDQKASEDRAPSLGVLADGPDEERVPNQSLENASFLENTEQVESTPDDRTGASLERSDCLGELDGEIPGPVTEQDSYSALDINNQSKESAETQEDLKILGEGSTEPCQESASPQTPEIGELGSVDTRERGGSPTEGVVEAGPRGLGEQVGTVDSRPPRYNSDTVSDDEKYAVDVPTELDPSSGHDLEKEPATQEVAEPGELPVQSTAVGEESDEKEDQERGPKDEKPIQTEVRNVPCCPAAESSPRGATDLGVADTESEPPDPKEPEEEKNDQQGEALDSSQKKTKNKKKKNKKKKPLAPIETLKDVKKELPFQSPDLSEVKEEEQVKFTDEKPVVEAQDEVTESPEKESVAGSSENVDGPENPKIESDEKLNQEDEGVNTKAGKEAADGDTWGSGGDAAQSSGAMKEPDEAVLKDGAEQDGATHRIPEPGSAEAPGGTLLENESPLEDIDDASHAGSTEPQETTECASQVVRKVVEGEDDLAPAGELGASDSESKDQPRGGSEKGRSKEDCTLS
- the LRRFIP1 gene encoding leucine-rich repeat flightless-interacting protein 1 isoform X17 → MDMGTQGSGRKRLPNRERLTAEDDALNQIAREAEARLAAKRAARAEAREIRMKELERQQKEASDEDERMSVGSRGSLRPQPDLDYGGPYAWTNGYDGESYGSQSLNRRSGRNSSYSSSGEGRFSTLSSAREETLGLSCSDLGLPRGGLALLSTQSGKQPSYLYSAARPPASYRASVFDDIGPGGTRRGSACGSYAPSERGGHLNSSSRASSRASSARASPVVEERPDKDFTEKGSRSLPGLSAATLASLGGTSSRRGSGDTSISIDTEASIREIKELNELKDQIQDVEGKYMQGLKELKDSLAEVEEKYKKAMVSNAQLDNEKTNFMYQVDTLKDMLLELEEQLAESRRQYEEKNKEFEREKHAHSVLQFQFAEVKEALKQREDMLEEIRQLQQKQASYVRDISDLQETIEWKDKKIGALERQKEFFDSIRSDRDDLREEVVMLKEELKKHGIVLNSEITTNGETSDTLNNVGHRGPTKITKEELNALKTMGDGTLGRASEVEVKSEIVENVGEKGMLQNTEQEQHTEDPARERADTEVFHAGGNAEDQKASEDRAPSLGVLADGPDEERVPNQSLENASFLENTEQVESTPDDRTGASLERSDCLGELDGEIPGPVTEQDSYSALDINNQSKESAETQEDLKILGEGSTEPCQESASPQTPEIGELGSVDTRERGGSPTEGVVEAGPRGLGEQVGTVDSRPPRYNSDTVSDDEKYAVDVPTELDPSSGHDLEKEPATQEVAEPGELPVQSTAVGEESDEKEDQERGPKDEKPIQTEVRNVPCCPAAESSPRGATDLGVADTESEPPDPKEPEEEKNDQQGEALDSSQKKTKNKKKKNKKKKPLAPIETLKDVKKELPFQSPDLSEVKEEEQVKFTDEKPVVEAQDEVTESPEKESVAGSSENVDGPENPKIESDEKLNQEDEGVNTKAGKEAADGDTWGSGGDAAQSSGAMKEPDEAVLKDGAEQDGATHRIPEPGSAEAPGGTLLENESPLEDIDDASHAGSTEPQETTECASQVVRKVVEGEDDLAPAGELGASDSESKDQPRGGSEKGRSKEDCTLS
- the LRRFIP1 gene encoding leucine-rich repeat flightless-interacting protein 1 isoform X14, with amino-acid sequence MDMGTQGSGRKRLPNRERLTAEDDALNQIAREAEARLAAKRAARAEAREIRMKELERQQKEASDEDERMSVGSRGSLRVSNQDDWVCTPQPDLDYGGPYAWTNGYDGESYGSQSLNRRSGRNSSYSSSGEGRFSTLSSAREETLGLSCSDLGLPRGGLALLSTQSGKQPSYLYSAARPPASYRASVFDDIGPGGTRRGSACGSYAPSERGGHLNSSSRASSRASSARASPVVEERPDKDFTEKGSRSLPGLSAATLASLGGTSSRRGSGDTSISIDTEASIREIKELNELKDQIQDVEGKYMQGLKELKDSLAEVEEKYKKAMVSNAQLDNEKTNFMYQVDTLKDMLLELEEQLAESRRQYEEKNKEFEREKHAHSVLQFQFAEVKEALKQREDMLEEIRQLQQKQASYVRDISDLQETIEWKDKKIGALERQKEFFDSIRSDRDDLREEVVMLKEELKKHGIVLNSEITTNGETSDTLNNVGHRGPTKITKEELNALKTMGDGTLGRASEVEVKSEIVENVGEKGMLQNTEQEQHTEDPARERADTEVFHAGGNAEDQKASEDRAPSLGVLADGPDEERVPNQSLENASFLENTEQVESTPDDRTGASLERSDCLGELDGEIPGPVTEQDSYSALDINNQSKESAETQEDLKILGEGSTEPCQESASPQTPEIGELGSVDTRERGGSPTEGVVEAGPRGLGEQVGTVDSRPPRYNSDTVSDDEKYAVDVPTELDPSSGHDLEKEPATQEVAEPGELPVQSTAVGEESDEKEDQERGPKDEKPIQTEVRNVPCCPAAESSPRGATDLGVADTESEPPDPKEPEEEKNDQQGEALDSSQKKTKNKKKKNKKKKPLAPIETLKDVKKELPFQSPDLSEVKEEEQVKFTDEKPVVEAQDEVTESPEKESVAGSSENVDGPENPKIESDEKLNQEDEGVNTKAGKEAADGDTWGSGGDAAQSSGAMKEPDEAVLKDGAEQDGATHRIPEPGSAEAPGGTLLENESPLEDIDDASHAGSTEPQETTECASQVVRKVVEGEDDLAPAGELGASDSESKDQPRGGSEKGRSKEDCTLS
- the LRRFIP1 gene encoding leucine-rich repeat flightless-interacting protein 1 isoform X8 — its product is MDMGTQGSGRKRLPNRERLTAEDDALNQIAREAEARLAAKRAARAEAREIRMKELERQQKEIYQVQKKYYGLDTKWGDIEQWMEDSERYSRRSRRNTSASDEDERMSVGSRGSLRTNGYDGESYGSQSLNRRSGRNSSYSSSGEGRFSTLSSAREETLGLSCSDLGLPRGGLALLSTQSGKQPSYLYSAARPPASYRASVFDDIGPGGTRRGSACGSYAPSERGGHLNSSSRASSRASSARASPVVEERPDKDFTEKGSRSLPGLSAATLASLGGTSSRRGSGDTSISIDTEASIREIKELNELKDQIQDVEGKYMQGLKELKDSLAEVEEKYKKAMVSNAQLDNEKTNFMYQVDTLKDMLLELEEQLAESRRQYEEKNKEFEREKHAHSVLQFQFAEVKEALKQREDMLEEIRQLQQKQASYVRDISDLQETIEWKDKKIGALERQKEFFDSIRSDRDDLREEVVMLKEELKKHGIVLNSEITTNGETSDTLNNVGHRGPTKITKEELNALKTMGDGTLGRASEVEVKSEIVENVGEKGMLQNTEQEQHTEDPARERADTEVFHAGGNAEDQKASEDRAPSLGVLADGPDEERVPNQSLENASFLENTEQVESTPDDRTGASLERSDCLGELDGEIPGPVTEQDSYSALDINNQSKESAETQEDLKILGEGSTEPCQESASPQTPEIGELGSVDTRERGGSPTEGVVEAGPRGLGEQVGTVDSRPPRYNSDTVSDDEKYAVDVPTELDPSSGHDLEKEPATQEVAEPGELPVQSTAVGEESDEKEDQERGPKDEKPIQTEVRNVPCCPAAESSPRGATDLGVADTESEPPDPKEPEEEKNDQQGEALDSSQKKTKNKKKKNKKKKPLAPIETLKDVKKELPFQSPDLSEVKEEEQVKFTDEKPVVEAQDEVTESPEKESVAGSSENVDGPENPKIESDEKLNQEDEGVNTKAGKEAADGDTWGSGGDAAQSSGAMKEPDEAVLKDGAEQDGATHRIPEPGSAEAPGGTLLENESPLEDIDDASHAGSTEPQETTECASQVVRKVVEGEDDLAPAGELGASDSESKDQPRGGSEKGRSKEDCTLS
- the LRRFIP1 gene encoding leucine-rich repeat flightless-interacting protein 1 isoform X10 → MDMGTQGSGRKRLPNRERLTAEDDALNQIAREAEARLAAKRAARAEAREIRMKELERQQKEIYQVQKKYYGLDTKWGDIEQWMEDSERYSRRSRRNTSASDEDERMSVGSRGSLRPQPDLDYGGPYAWNSSYSSSGEGRFSTLSSAREETLGLSCSDLGLPRGGLALLSTQSGKQPSYLYSAARPPASYRASVFDDIGPGGTRRGSACGSYAPSERGGHLNSSSRASSRASSARASPVVEERPDKDFTEKGSRSLPGLSAATLASLGGTSSRRGSGDTSISIDTEASIREIKELNELKDQIQDVEGKYMQGLKELKDSLAEVEEKYKKAMVSNAQLDNEKTNFMYQVDTLKDMLLELEEQLAESRRQYEEKNKEFEREKHAHSVLQFQFAEVKEALKQREDMLEEIRQLQQKQASYVRDISDLQETIEWKDKKIGALERQKEFFDSIRSDRDDLREEVVMLKEELKKHGIVLNSEITTNGETSDTLNNVGHRGPTKITKEELNALKTMGDGTLGRASEVEVKSEIVENVGEKGMLQNTEQEQHTEDPARERADTEVFHAGGNAEDQKASEDRAPSLGVLADGPDEERVPNQSLENASFLENTEQVESTPDDRTGASLERSDCLGELDGEIPGPVTEQDSYSALDINNQSKESAETQEDLKILGEGSTEPCQESASPQTPEIGELGSVDTRERGGSPTEGVVEAGPRGLGEQVGTVDSRPPRYNSDTVSDDEKYAVDVPTELDPSSGHDLEKEPATQEVAEPGELPVQSTAVGEESDEKEDQERGPKDEKPIQTEVRNVPCCPAAESSPRGATDLGVADTESEPPDPKEPEEEKNDQQGEALDSSQKKTKNKKKKNKKKKPLAPIETLKDVKKELPFQSPDLSEVKEEEQVKFTDEKPVVEAQDEVTESPEKESVAGSSENVDGPENPKIESDEKLNQEDEGVNTKAGKEAADGDTWGSGGDAAQSSGAMKEPDEAVLKDGAEQDGATHRIPEPGSAEAPGGTLLENESPLEDIDDASHAGSTEPQETTECASQVVRKVVEGEDDLAPAGELGASDSESKDQPRGGSEKGRSKEDCTLS
- the LRRFIP1 gene encoding leucine-rich repeat flightless-interacting protein 1 isoform X2; the protein is MDMGTQGSGRKRLPNRERLTAEDDALNQIAREAEARLAAKRAARAEAREIRMKELERQQKEIYQVQKKYYGLDTKWGDIEQWMEDSERYSRRSRRNTSASDEDERMSVGSRGSLRPQPDLDYGGPYAWTNGYDGESYGSQSLNRRSGRNSSYSSSGEGRFSTLSSAREETLGLSCSDLGLPRGGLALLSTQSGKQPSYLYSAARPPASYRASVFDDIGPGGTRRGSACGSYAPSERGGHLNSSSRASSRASSARASPVVEERPDKDFTEKGSRSLPGLSAATLASLGGTSSRRGSGDTSISIDTEASIREIKELNELKDQIQDVEGKYMQGLKELKDSLAEVEEKYKKAMVSNAQLDNEKTNFMYQVDTLKDMLLELEEQLAESRRQYEEKNKEFEREKHAHSVLQFQFAEVKEALKQREDMLEEIRQLQQKQASYVRDISDLQETIEWKDKKIGALERQKEFFDSIRSDRDDLREEVVMLKEELKKHGIVLNSEITTNGETSDTLNNVGHRGPTKITKEELNALKTMGDGTLGRASEVEVKSEIVENVGEKGMLQNTEQEQHTEDPARERADTEVFHAGGNAEDQKASEDRAPSLGVLADGPDEERVPNQSLENASFLENTEQVESTPDDRTGASLERSDCLGELDGEIPGPVTEQDSYSALDINNQSKESAETQEDLKILGEGSTEPCQESASPQTPEIGELGSVDTRERGGSPTEGVVEAGPRGLGEQVGTVDSRPPRYNSDTVSDDEKYAVDVPTELDPSSGHDLEKEPATQEVAEPGELPVQSTAVGEESDEKEDQERGPKDEKPIQTEVRNVPCCPAAESSPRGATDLGVADTESEPPDPKEPEEEKNDQQGEALDSSQKKTKNKKKKNKKKKPLAPIETLKDVKKELPFQSPDLSEVKEEEQVKFTDEKPVVEAQDEVTESPEKESVAGSSENVDGPENPKIESDEKLNQEDEGVNTKAGKEAADGDTWGSGGDAAQSSGAMKEPDEAVLKDGAEQDGATHRIPEPGSAEAPGGTLLENESPLEDIDDASHAGSTEPQETTECASQVVRKVVEGEDDLAPAGELGASDSESKDQPRGGSEKGRSKEDCTLS